GAACCCGAGCAATTGGGCAGGCGTCGCCTTGACCAGCGCCAGTTGGCGGCTGAGGCATTCACGGGAACCGATGTCGCCCGCCAGCCACTCGTCTTCGATCGCTTCCCAGCTGGGGTCGGCGAATCGTTGGAGGATGCTGTCGATCACGTCGGTGCGGGTGATGGTCCCGTCGAAATCACACACGATATGCCAGTCAATCATCTGTTTTACCTATTGAGCTTTTCGCGCTGTCTGCGCTTGCCAAGGCGGTAGAGCAGGGACTGTGCCAAATGTGTAAGGCCCCGCAGGGCTGGGGTTCTGGCGGGTATGGGGGCGGGCGAAGCTACAATTTTTGTAGCTCGCTACAAACAACATGAGTGCTTGCGCAGGCGTGGAAAACGGAGGATTGATGCGCGCATGTCCCGTTCCAAGGAGTCACCTCATGTCGAGGTTTACCATTGCGCTGACTGCGGCGCTGACCTGCCTTTCCATCAACGCCCATGCCGCTGGCATCACCGGTGAAGCCGGGCTCGGCTTGAGCTATCAGCCCCGTGATCCAACGGGCAGTCGCTACGAAACCCGACCCGTGCCGTACCTCGATCTGGACTGGGGCGATGTCAGCCTGAGCACCGATGACGGCTTGACCTGGAATGCCTTCAAGGCCAATGGCTTCAGCGCCGGACCGTTTGTGAATTACCTGCCGGGGCGCACCTCAAACGGCTCGCTGCAAGGCCTGCGCGACGTGCCGGACATGGGCGAAGTGGGTGGGTTCGTGCAGTACGCGCCAGCTGATTTCTGGCGGGTGTTCGCCTCGGTTGGCCAGGCGGTCGGCGGGGGCGGCGGGCAAGGCGGAGTGCTCGGGCGAGTG
This genomic interval from Pseudomonas putida contains the following:
- a CDS encoding MipA/OmpV family protein, whose amino-acid sequence is MSRFTIALTAALTCLSINAHAAGITGEAGLGLSYQPRDPTGSRYETRPVPYLDLDWGDVSLSTDDGLTWNAFKANGFSAGPFVNYLPGRTSNGSLQGLRDVPDMGEVGGFVQYAPADFWRVFASVGQAVGGGGGQGGVLGRVGGELGYPVGGGVIGSTNLTAHFADARQAQTFFGVSADESLASGIRRYNAGGGQQNVALTQSFEFPLAPHWSLLTSASWIHLTGSAADSSIVKQVGRADQGEAQVAIAYKFD